The following DNA comes from Novosphingobium sp. PP1Y.
GGGGCAGCGACGGCCTCGCCGATGGCGGCTCAGAAGGCGGAGTTTCGCGATCCTTTCGATGGAAGGGGCATCGATTCTTCGCGGCTTTTCTATTTCGGCGAGTCCGTCCTGCTGCGCGAGTATCGCGGGCAGGGGATAGGCCATGCCTTTTTCGACCATCGCGAAGCGCAGGCGAAGCAGTGCAATGCGGCATGGGCCACGTTTGCAGCCGTCGTTCGCCCGCCCGATCATCCGGATCGTCCGCCGGACTACGTGCCGCTCGACGGCTTCTGGCGCAAACGCGGCTATTCTCCCGTGGATGGCCTGGTCACGCAATTCGCGTGGAAGGACCATCGTGACGCTCGGGAGAGCGAGAAAGCGATGCAGTATTGGATGCGTGCGTTGGCTGACTAGCGGGAATCGCCCAGCAGTGCGGTGACGAGATGGCGAGCCGCCAGCGCGACTTCCTGCCAGGTTTCCTCAAAACCCTCCGGACCGCCGAAATAGGGATCGGCGACGTCGCTGCCTTCCATGCCCGGAACATGATCGAGGAGCATCGACAGTCGCGCGCGCGGATTGCGTGGGGCGAGGCGCTCAAGATCGGCATAATTCGCCCGGTCGAGCGCGATGACATGGTCGAAGCGCTCAAAGTCTTCGCGGCTGACCTGCCGTGCGCGGTAGGTCGAGATGTCGATGTCGTGACGCAAGGCTTCCGCCTGCGCGCGCGGATCGGGCGGGTTGCCGACGTGCCACGAGCCGGTGCCCGCTGAATCGACGCATAGCTCCAGCCCGGCCTGCAGTGCTTCATGGCGCAGCGCGGCCTCGGCCAGCGGCGAACGACAGATATTGCCGAGGCAGACGAAGAGGACGGACGACTGAAAGGGTTCGCGGGTCATGTGCCGGCTTTTAGCGGGGGCGTCAGGCGGCGTCATCCTTGCTTGCTTAAAAGCATCGGGTGGACTGCGGGGCCACCGTCATGCGGTTCGCAAGGAATGTTAAGGATTGCAATGTAGTGAACGCTGCGGGGACCGATGTGGAACGGTAGCGAACTGGTTAACAGATGCGTGATGTGATGTCCTTGCCGGCACAGATTGCCCGCGAGAACCGCGGGAATGTCTTGCCCCTTGCCGCGGTGGGCATGCTTGTGGCCGCTGCGGTGGTGGGCTCGGGCATCGACCTCAGCCGCGCCTACAAGGTGGAGAACAGGCTTCAGTCCGCTTGCGATGCGGGCGTGCTTGCCGGTCGCCGCACGGTCACGACCAACGGCTTCGACGCGGCTTCGCAGAGCGCGGCCAAGGCGTTCTTCGCCGCGAACTTCGACGACGGTCGCCAGGAAACCCATTCGACGGCCTTCACGGTCACGGCGGACGAAAAGGCCAACACGGTGACCGGCAAGGCCACGACCGTGCTCGACACCCTGATCATGCGCATTTTCGGTTACAACGACTTCACGCTGTCGGTGACCTGCGGATCGTCGATGGGCGTGGGCAATGCCGACATCATGATGGTGCTCGATACCACCGGATCGATGAACAATTCGCTGTCCTATTCGCAGACCCGCATCATGGCGCTGCGCGACGCGATGAAGAACTTCTACGACACGCTTGCCAATGCGACGTCCGGCACCAATGCCCGCATCCGCTATGGCTTCGTGCCCTATTCCTCCAGTGTGAACGTCGGTCGGCTGCTTTACGATGAGGACCCAAGCTATCTTGTCGATACGCGGACCTACCAGTCGCGGCAGGCCTATTTCATAGACTACACTTCGGCAACGAAGAGCGCCGGTACGCCGAGTTATCAGAATTACTCTGGCGCAGGCTGGTATCTCCTCAGCAACACGAGCTACTCCAACAACAAGTGCGGATACCAGGTCCCTTCGAACGATGCGGGCTATTCGGATTATGGTTCGCCCAGTTCCAGCACGAGTAAATCGGGAAGCGGATCCAGCTTGACGATAACCAAGACGACGACACAGGGGCAGAGAAAGGCGAGTTACCAGTGCTCCAGGTCGAGCTATGGTTATAGCTACTATATATGGGTATATTATGAAACCCGGGATAAAGTTACGTCTGATACGTATAGCAACGCCAAGGTGGTAACAAATCCGACTTCAAACTCGGATTTTTACTATTGGGAATACAAGCCGGTTTCTTATTCCACCAGCCAATACAAGGCGTTCTCGCCTGTCACGACTTATACAGGTGAAAGTGGCGCGACTGTCTCCTCCACCTGGGCCGGCTGCATCGAGGAGCGTAGTACGACCGCTTCGTCGAGCTTCAGCTATTCCTCGTCGAACGGCTATTCGCCCTCGGGTGCGCTGGATATCGATATCGACACGGCACCGTCCTCGGCGGATTCGACCAAATGGGCTCCGATGTGGCCCGAAGTGGCCTACCGGCGCTTCAACCAATATGGCTATCGCACGACTGCTACTTCGGATTCAGGGCGTTCCGCGTCATCCTATTGCCCGGCAAAGGCACAACTGCTTACCGGAATGAGCGAAGGCACCTTCGATTCTTATGCGGATTCACTGTCGGCGGAAGGCAGCACCTACCTCGATATCGGCATGATCTGGGGCGGTCGAATGCTGTCCCCGGACGGCATCTTCGCGGACAACGTCAACACCGAGCCATCCAATGGTGGTGAGGTTTCACGCCACATCGTGTTCATGACAGACGGTGTGATGGAACCCAATTACGACATCCAGCAGGCCTGGGGCATGGAATACTGGGATCGCCGGGTCACGAGCGATGGCTACAGCGACGATACTGCCCGCCATACCTCCCGTTTCCTCGCGGTCTGTAACGCGATCAAGGACAAGGGCATCCGAATCTGGGTTGTCGCCTTCACTTCCGGGTTATCGGACGACCTCAAGACCTGCGCGTCGGACAACAGTTCCTTTACGGCGAACAGTTCGGCCGAACTCAACACCGCCTTCCAGGAAATCGCCAAGCAGGTCGGCGAGTTGAGGATCGTGGAATGATCGTGCGCAGTCCCCTGGTTACCATGCTGCGTCGCTGCCGCCGCGAGAGCGACGGCGTGACTGCGGTGGAATTCGCCTTGGCATCGCCGGTGCTGATCATGCTGCTGGTCGGGATCTGGGATATCGGTCACATGGCCTACCTGTCCGCCGTGATGCACGGCGCAGTGCAGCAAGTTGCGCGCAAGGGCACGATCGAAGGCGCGGACACCTCGGCGGACGACGACTACGTGAAGAAGGTGGTGTCCGGCGTCGCGCCCGGCGCAAGGATCACGACGAGCCGCACCAGCTATTACGACTTTGCCGATATCAGCCGGCCTGAATCGTGGAACGACAACAACGGCAACGGGGTGTGCGACAATTCCGAAAGCTATGTCGATGAAAACGGCAATGGCCAGTGGGACGCGGACATCGGGCAGGACGGAAACGGCGGTTCGGGCGATGTCGTGCTCTACACGGTGAAGGTCACGTACGAACCGGTGTTTCCCTTGCCGTTCCTCGATAGCATGGACAACACGCGCACGCTTTCGGCCACCGCAGTGAAAAAGAACCAGCCTTATGCCCTGCAGGAACGGTACGGTTCTTCGGCGAGGACCTGCACATGATTGCCCGCGCCGTTCTGGCGGATCGGATCGCTCGTCTCGGCCGGGATCGCCGCGGCGTCTCGATCCTCGAATTCGCGCTGATCCTGCCGATCCTGATCACGCTGGGGCTC
Coding sequences within:
- a CDS encoding GNAT family N-acetyltransferase; the encoded protein is MTIAIKALTGAQILEAIDDLAALRIAVFAEWPYLYDGDPAYEGDYLREFVAAPEGILVAAFDGNRIVGAATASPMAAQKAEFRDPFDGRGIDSSRLFYFGESVLLREYRGQGIGHAFFDHREAQAKQCNAAWATFAAVVRPPDHPDRPPDYVPLDGFWRKRGYSPVDGLVTQFAWKDHRDARESEKAMQYWMRALAD
- a CDS encoding low molecular weight protein-tyrosine-phosphatase, encoding MTREPFQSSVLFVCLGNICRSPLAEAALRHEALQAGLELCVDSAGTGSWHVGNPPDPRAQAEALRHDIDISTYRARQVSREDFERFDHVIALDRANYADLERLAPRNPRARLSMLLDHVPGMEGSDVADPYFGGPEGFEETWQEVALAARHLVTALLGDSR
- a CDS encoding pilus assembly protein TadG-related protein; the protein is MSLPAQIARENRGNVLPLAAVGMLVAAAVVGSGIDLSRAYKVENRLQSACDAGVLAGRRTVTTNGFDAASQSAAKAFFAANFDDGRQETHSTAFTVTADEKANTVTGKATTVLDTLIMRIFGYNDFTLSVTCGSSMGVGNADIMMVLDTTGSMNNSLSYSQTRIMALRDAMKNFYDTLANATSGTNARIRYGFVPYSSSVNVGRLLYDEDPSYLVDTRTYQSRQAYFIDYTSATKSAGTPSYQNYSGAGWYLLSNTSYSNNKCGYQVPSNDAGYSDYGSPSSSTSKSGSGSSLTITKTTTQGQRKASYQCSRSSYGYSYYIWVYYETRDKVTSDTYSNAKVVTNPTSNSDFYYWEYKPVSYSTSQYKAFSPVTTYTGESGATVSSTWAGCIEERSTTASSSFSYSSSNGYSPSGALDIDIDTAPSSADSTKWAPMWPEVAYRRFNQYGYRTTATSDSGRSASSYCPAKAQLLTGMSEGTFDSYADSLSAEGSTYLDIGMIWGGRMLSPDGIFADNVNTEPSNGGEVSRHIVFMTDGVMEPNYDIQQAWGMEYWDRRVTSDGYSDDTARHTSRFLAVCNAIKDKGIRIWVVAFTSGLSDDLKTCASDNSSFTANSSAELNTAFQEIAKQVGELRIVE
- a CDS encoding TadE/TadG family type IV pilus assembly protein, which gives rise to MIVRSPLVTMLRRCRRESDGVTAVEFALASPVLIMLLVGIWDIGHMAYLSAVMHGAVQQVARKGTIEGADTSADDDYVKKVVSGVAPGARITTSRTSYYDFADISRPESWNDNNGNGVCDNSESYVDENGNGQWDADIGQDGNGGSGDVVLYTVKVTYEPVFPLPFLDSMDNTRTLSATAVKKNQPYALQERYGSSARTCT